The Patescibacteria group bacterium genomic sequence TTGGCTGAAAATAAAGATAAGGGCAACCCCAAATCGAGCAAAAATTCCAAAGTGCCAAGCAAATCGCGGCTGTAAAAACCAGCCAAAACAAAATGGCCGGCCGAGGCCAAATGAAAGGCCGCTGCCACAGTATCAAGATCATTGACCTCGCCGATCATCACCACGTCGGCATCTTGGCGGCGAATGGCGTTGATCGCCACCCTCGAGCCAAAACCGACCGAAGGATTTAACCGGCTTTGATTGATCTCGGGCAAATCCGCGGCCACGTCTTGCTCCACCGTGGCAATATTCAGTTCTCTGTTTTTGAGAAAATTGATAAAGCTATACAGCGTAGCGGTGCGGCCGGAATTATAATCGCCGATCACCGCCACCAATCCCTTTTTGGCCGCCAAATTCTTTTTAACTTTCTCCAGAGCCGGTTCGTTCAGCCCCAGCCGGCCGAGGCTAAGGAGCTCGAATTTTTCTTTAAAAAGATTAACCACGATCTTTTCCCCGGCTACCGTCTGGTGAACGCCCAAGGAAAAAATTATTTTATAACCCAAATAATCTTTTTTAAATCTGCCGCTGGTTGGCGAATTATCCGTGGGATAATTCAGCCCGGCCATTTCTTTTACGCCAACTATAACCGCCGGCTCGATTTTTTTGGACAAGAGCAGCGTTTTTTTCAATTCGCCGCCGGCCCTAAAATTTATCGCCAAATTTTTGGTTGTTGGCTCGAAATAAATCTCATCGGCCTCGCAACCGATGGCAAAATTAAAAATCTTGTCGATCACCCGCAAAACTTTGATATCCAGGTCGATTGCCAATTGCTCTTTTAAATTTTGTTTTAGTGATAACATAAAAAATAATAACCAATATTTAATATCCAATATCCAAAAAATATTACAATATTTCAATATTAAAATATTGTTTTAATTATTGGTTATTTATTATTGGATATTTTCTTCTATTCCCTTCAATCCCTTGCTCGCCCGCAGTTCATCGATGGTTTTTTCCAACCCCTTATCCAAAGTAACGACCGGCAGCCAGCCCAGATCATTGGTGGCGATCGTGATGTCCGGCAGGCAAAGTTCGGTCATAAAAAAATGCGCCGGCTCATAAACGATCTTCGATTGCGAACCGATCCGGTCGATTATCTTTTGGACCAGATCAACGAGCTTAACATCGACGTCTGAGCCGATATTGAGCGGTCCGACCAGGTCGGTTTCCATTATTTTCAGCGCCGCGTCGATCACGTCGGAAACATAACAGAAAGAAGAGGTAAAAGTTTCATCGCCATAGATCACCAAATCCTTATTGTCCAAAGCGTTGCTCACGAAATCCGGGATCATCTGATTGTCGTTCAAGGGCATGCGCGGCCCGTAGGTGCGGAAGACGCGGATGATCTTGGCGTCGATGCCATGCGTCTCCCGATAAGTATGGATAAAAGTTTCCGCAAAACGCTTGCCTTCATCGTAGCAGGCGCGCTCGGAAAGAAAATTCACCGCCCCGATATCATCTTCTTTTATCTTCGGGTTGCCCTCGCGGCGCGGACCATAAACCACCGAGGAGGAAAAATGCAGCAGCTTGGCTTCGTATTTTTTAGCCAGATCCAAAACATTTTTCACCACGTAGGAATTGGCCAGCAGCGTCGCGTCGCGATTTTTTTGGAAATTCTTGGCCGAGTTCGGGCAGGCCAGATTGTAAATTTCCTGGATGCCCTGGAATTGGATCTTGAATTTTTGCAATGACTGCTCGTTTTCCAAATCGAGCGGCACGCTTAAATCATGGCGCAAAAAAGCGAAATCCGGTTCGGCGAAAAGATGGTCGATGTTTCGTTCCGAGCCGGTGGAAAAATTATCCAGGCAGATCACCTTGCAGGTCTTGATCAGTTCGTCGCAAAGATGCGAGCCGATAAAACCGGCGCCCCCGACGACCAGCACGTTCTTCTTTTCGAATATTGCATGCTTGCTCATAACGCATAACGCATAACGCGTAACGCTCTACGCGTAACTCGTAACGCGTAACTCGTAACGATTATTGCAAATAAATATTTAATTATTTTTTATATAATAATTTTTGCTTAATTGAATTTTTTCCATATGCCTTCCGATACGACAGCAATCTCATCGCCGTTAATTTTAATAGCCGAATTATCATCAATCGCATAAAATTCTTCAGGATATTCTTGCGCCAGCTCGGTAAGTTTTCCCATATTAACGTTAGGGAAATCCGGTGAATTCAAATGCGGCCTGATTAAAATATCTATATACCCCAAACCTTCGTTCTTATCAAATTCACTGGGCGCGTCGTAATACAATTTTTCCGAGGTGCTCAAATCTAAATTTTTGCAAACGACCATGCTGCCCGCGCTAATCCCCACATACACTCGAGTCTCTAGCATTTGAGGTAAAATTTCTTTCAGTCCGGATTTTTCGATCCAATGATTTAAATAAAAACTATTTCCCCCCTCGAACAGTAAAACATCAGCAGCCTCAAGCCTTGGCCGCCAAATATTCTGCGGCAGGGCGGAAATATCGACTATATCAATCAATTTGAATCCCTGTTTTTTACAATTAAAATAATCATCAATCATCCAGCCCTTGTCGCCTTTTTCCATATTCGCCGCCGTCGGGATAATCGCCAAATTAAGTTCAGCGAACGGTTTCTTTGCCAAATCCAAAAGCGCATCTGCAATTGATCTATTCGTTAAGCCTGCCGAAGTAAGCAGTAATTTCATATTTATATTATTTGAAAAAGTAGTGAAAATTTTTGATGATAATGCCAGTAATAGACCCTCCCCGTCCGCGAGGCGCGGCCACCCCTCCCGAGGAGGGGACAAAACTTTTTCGTTGCGCGCGTTACGCGTTATGAGTTATGAGTTATGCGCCATCAGACCCTCCCCGCCCTTCGCTTCGCTCCGGACACCTCCGCCTCGGCGAGCCTCAGCGAGATGGGCCTCCCAAGAGGGGAATTTTTTATTTTTTCTTTTTTAATTTTTAATTGATGCTGTCCCGACATTCACTCCGCCCGCAAAAGCCGGATCAAAAGCGTAATAGGATTGAAGAATGATGCCGCTCGGATCAAAGACCCGCACGTGCGGCCCGCCGCCCGCGCCGGCGCCGGTGATTATTTCCGCCAGGCTGTCGCCGTTGGTATCGCCGGAAGCAATGTTCACGCCGCCGTGCCAACTCCGGTCATAAGCGAAAAATTGGCCTTGCAATTTTCCCTTGCCGTCAAAAATCCTGATATGCGGTCCGCCGCCTTTTCCCGGGGCAGTTACGATTTCCTCCTGGTGATTAGCCGCGCCGCCATAAAGATCAGCCACGGTAACATTGACTCCGCCGTGAAAATTTTTATCGTAAGCTAAAAATTGGCTCTTAACAATTCCTTTGGCGCTGAAAATTTTAACTTGCGGCGGATAGCCCGAACCGGGACCGGTGACGATCTCGGTCTTTCCGTCGCCGTCAACATCGCCCGCGGCAATATTGACTCCGCCCAAAAACTTGGCGTCATAGGCGGTAAACTGATTTTTCAACCGGCCCTGATTGTCAAAAATTTTCACGTCAGACTTCAAACCGGAGCCAGCGGCAGTGATAATTTCGTCTTTGCCGTCGCCGTCAAAATCACCGGTCGCCACCTTGACGCCGCCGCGGTAATTCGCGGCATAGGCGTAAAATTGGCTTTTAAATTTTCCCTCGGTATTGAATATTTTTACCCGGCCGGCAACCCCCGAAGCCGGGCCGGCGATGATCTCGACTTTGTTGTCGCCATCGACGTCGCCCGATGCCAAATAAATTCCACCGCTGGGATTGGCATTGAATTTTTTGATCAACGTATTATCAGGCTGCACTTCTCTCACTTCGGCCGAATCCCCGGAGGCAGGAGCCAGAAGAAGCTTAACGCTTTGATTTTGTTTTTCCCGATCGGCCAAAGCCACGGCGCTAAGAGCATTGACCCGGCCGCGTCCCAGTTTTCCCTGATAAGCGGGATTGAGCCGGCTGATATCATCAGCAGTAGCTAAAAGAATATCTTTGATCTCGCCGGCTTTGGCGCCGGGATTGATCCCTTCCAACAGCGCCAAAACGCCCACTACTACCGGCGTGGCCATTGAAGTTCCCGACCAATAACCGCTGTAATATTGATCCAGAGCGGTATTATTGATTTGCTGGGTCGGCGCGTACACGGCTGTGCTGAAAAAACCGACCCCGGGAGCGGCCAGATCCACGCATCTTGAACCATAGCTGGAAAAAACCGCCTTTTGATCGATCGCGTCGGTCGCGGCCACGCCGATCACCATATTATTTTCGCCGTCATCGCAGGCCGGATACATCGGAGTTTCGTCAAGATTATATCCCTGGCCTTGTGACTCTTCGTTTCCTGCCGCCGCCACCACGATCACGCCGGCGTTATAAGCGCGGGTGATCGCCTCATAAAGAGCGCGGCTGTAATCCAACCCGACAAAACTCAAATTAATGATCGCGGCTTTATTATTGATGGCATAATCGATGGCTCTGACCACATCGGAAGTCCGCCCTTCGCCTTTGTCGTCCAAAACTTTTAACGGCATGATCTTCGCCTGCCAGGTGATGCCGCTGATCCCTTTGCCGTTATTGCCGACCGCGGCAATGATCCCGGCCACGATCGTGCCGTGCATCACGCCAGCTTCGGTTAAACCGTCTTCGAATTTCGGCGAGGGATCAGGCACGTTATTCACAAAATCCCAGCCGTTATAATCGTCGATAAATCCGTTATGATCGTCATCAATCCCGTTGCCCGGGATCTCACCGGAATTTTTCCAGATATTGGCGGCGAGGTCAGGATGATTAATTTGGACGCCGGTATCGATCACCGCGATGACCACATTGGGAGTTTCCCGGATCCTGTCCCAAGCCAGCGGCGCGCGAATCCGCTCCAGATACCATTGTTTGGAATAATTGGGATCGGAAGGAATTACCGAGGCATGATAGACATAATTCGGCTCGGCATATTCCACGTCGCTCTTCTTTTGATAGAACGACAAAAAATCATCAAGCTTAACGCCAACCGGCACCTTAACTGCCGCCGGCTCCGCGGAACTTTTATATTTAACTAAAATTTCATTATTTCCGTCTTGCTTGGCAGAAGCGGCGATGTTGATATTTTTACCATTACTTTGCCCGCTTTCCCCAGCCGAAGAATCGTGAAAAAAACAAAATCCGCCGATCAAGACGAGAAAAAGATAATACACAAAAAATCGGACTATTTTCTTAGCCATATTAATTTTATTATATCATAAGAAAAAAGACTTTACTAATGGATTTTTGACCTTTTTCTCCAATAAAAAAAGGCCAGTAAACTTACTGACCTTTATCATGTTACCGGCAATCCGGTCTTATTGATTTTGATTCTTCCAACGCTCATCAACCCTGGGCTTGATAAAATGAGTCATTAAGGAAACGATCAGATCCAGATCGACCGGCTTCTTCAAGGTTACGTCTATCCGGTCGAAATAATCACTCGGTACAGCCTTGGGGAAGCCCCCGGTAACGACGATGATTCCACCTTTATATCCGTAACTAATCAGACTGTCAACCACGTCCCAGGCATATCCATCGCCCAGATTACCGTCAAGAACGACGGCATCAAGCAAGCGGATGTTACTCAGGGTGCAAAATGCTTTTGCCCCCGCCGCGGATTCGGCGAGAAGAATTTCATGTGTCGGAAACGCGCTTTGAAACAATGTTGAATATATTTCCCTCATTCCCATTTCGTCATCGGCAGCCAAAATTTTTCCGTTTTCCATGTCGCCCTCCTCTACTTATGGTTAAAGAAATGATATAAAAAACAATTTTAGTGGAAAAGAAAATATACCACAACGGTTAAAAAAAGTCAATAGCAAGGCTTTTAACCATTCCCCGTCAGAATTCGCAAGGTTTCCCGGGCGCACTTTTCCCAGCTGAATTCCTTGGCCCGGTTCAATCCTTTAGCGACAAGCTCGGCGCGCAAAGCCGGGTCAGTGATGATTTTTTCCATCGCTTGAGCCAATTCTTCCTTGTCGCGCGGATCGAAATATAGCGCGGCATCGCCCGCCACTTCCCGCAAAACCGGAATGTCGGACGCCACCGTCGGCACGCCGCAGGCCAGAGCCTGCAAGATCGTGACGCCAAAACCTTCATGCAAAGAAGGCAAAATATAAGCGCTGGCGCCATTAAAGATATAAGGAATATCTTCTTCCGCGGTCCAGCCGGGCATGATCACCTCATTATGCAAACCGAATTCGTGGATAATATATTTTATTTCATCAGAGCCGTAACTGGCATCGCCGATCAATACTAATTTTTCCGGAAGGCCGGGATGATGATGTTTTAATTTTACGAATGCTTCCAGCAGCAGCGGCGTATTTTTTTTCTTTTCCAATCGGCCGACATACAATAAATATGGCCGGGCAATCCCGTATTTGTTCAAAATTTTGGCGATCTGATCATGATCATTGATCTTTTTATAGAACAGATCGTTGAAGCCGTTATGAATGACCGTGATCTTTTTCTCCACGCATTTGTACATCTTTAATATTTCGGCGCGGGTGAATTGGGAAACGGTGATTATTTTGGTCGAATGTTTCAAGGAATAAACAGTCGACCAATTAAGATAATCAGTGGAAGTGGCCCCGTATTTTCCCAGCGTGAAAAAACGGACGATAAGATTTATCACCCGCCTGCCCCGCCCCTTTTCCGGACCAAGCTTATTTTCTTCATAAAGAGCCGCTTCTCTTTTAAAGGCGACGTCGTGGATCGTATTGACCGTTATCTTCGGCCGCAGCAAGGGGATGCCGTGGGCCGGAATGAATAAAACATCAGGCTTGGCCAAAAGCATCTCGAGCGAAAGCCGGCCCAGGGTCCAAAAATAAGTAAAAGGCCAATGTAAAATTTTGGCCTTGAAATTATTGTGGGGGCTTTTAACGATTTGATAGCCGTCTTGGTCGTATTCCGGGTGAAAATTATTTTTTTCTTGCCCGATGAAATCAAGCGTCGTCAAATCGGCCAGATCGGCTGCCAGCGGTTGATCGGTATATAGAATGAATTGGTTATCCTTATCCAGCCGGGCAAAATATTTGATCAGATAATAAGAATACCATTCCGTGCCGCTTTTATGAGCTCTGTTGGCGCGCGAGGCGTCGATGCCGATGATCATTTCACGTAACACATAGCACATAACACATAACACAAGTCAAAAACTGTTATGTGTTATGTGATATGTGTTATGAAAATTTATTTGGTGGCCAAAATAGAACGCTTATAAGAATCCAGATTATCCAGCGCGATGCCGGTTCCTTTGGCGACGCAGAGCAGAGGCTCATCGGCGATATAAACCGGCACGCCAATCGTGCGCGAGACGAGCTGATCAATATTTCGGAGCAGTGAACTGCCGCCGGCCATCACAATTCCTTTGTCCATGATATCGGCTGACAATTCCGGCGAAGTATCGTTCAAGACTTTTTTAATCGCCGCGATGATCGCTTCTAATTCATTTTGGATCGCCTCGGTGACGTCGTCGCTGATCACGTTGATGCTCCGCGGCAAACCAGACACCACATCCCGGCCGCGGACTTCCATGGTCAATTTATTTTTCAGATACAGCGCGGCGCCGACATTGATCTTTATTTCTTCGGCCGTGCGCTCGCCGATCGAGAGATTATATTTGCGGCGGATATGTTCGGTAATAGCCACGTCAAATTTGTTGCCGCCGACTTTAACGGAATTGACGCAAACAATGCCGCCCAAAGAGATAACGGCCATTTCCGCGGTACCGCCGCCGATGTCCACGATCATATGGCCGGAAGACGAACCGATCGGAATATCCGCGCCGATCGCGGCCGCGATCGGTTCCTTGATGATGTAAGCGGCTTTGGCGCCGGCGGAGATTGTCGCTTCGATGACAGCCCGGCGCTCGGTGGAAGAGATTCCGGCCGGCACGGCGACCATCACTTCCGGACGGAACAGCCGAAAATTTCCCAAAGTCTTATTGATGAAATATCTCAACATCGCCTCGGTCGTGCGGTAATCGGCGATCACCCCGTCCTTCAGCGGCTTGACGGCGATGATATTGTCCGGCGTCCGCCCGAGCATTTCCTTGGCTTCGTTGCCCACAGCCAAAATCTTCCGATCATCGATCGAAACCGCAACCACGCTTGGTTCGTTAATTACAATACCCTTCCGGGGCAGATGCACCAGGGTATATGTCGTTCCGAGATCGATTCCTATGCTCTTAATAAACATGATTAAAATTTTTGATTTTTGAATTTTTAAATAATTTTTCAATGACCAAATTTTTAAAAATTTAAAAATTGAAGCCTTATTTCAAAATTCAAAATTGAAAATTTCAGCCAAAGGCTGATCAGCCGCTGGCTGAAAAAATTTTGCTTTATTTAAAAATTATAAAATTCAAAAATTAAAAATTAACGTTAAACTCTTTGTCCGTTTCCAATGTCGAATTCCAGATAATGTCGTAACCATTTACATTTACGCCGTCAACGGGATTGTATGATTTTATCGCAGTTGGAGCCATTACGTCAACTTTCACGGTTTGAACCATATTGCCCGGCTGTTTTTGCAAATAAAGCTGATAATTTCCTTGGGAAAATTGGTCGGCCAGATTGGCAGGTAATTTATAAGAAATGTTCAAAGTGGTGCTTTTGCCCAAACGAACATTTAATAATCCCGGCACGACCGTCTTGCCGAATTCGTCATAAGTTTTGTCCAAGACGGTAAATCCGGTCGCGCTGGTTATTTCGCTCCCTTCCGGCAGATAAATCCGGGCGTAATCTTTATAATCGCTGGTCCGCCAGTCCGCCTTGCCGGTATTGGCATAGGTAATTTTTAAATCAGCGTAAAGCCCGTCGGATTTTTGTCTGACTTGATAATTAATATTCCTCCGCATTACCGCATCGGTTTTCAATGAGGCCATGTTGGCATCAACCAGCATTAAATAATCACCGGGCACTGATTTAATCTCGCCGCCGGCGCCCAAACTTGCCACCAATCCTTCATGGTAATCATCAGGCAGATAGGCCAGAATATTTTTTTGCTTGACCGCTTCATTGACCTTGGCTAGCGCCGCCGGCCACTGGCTGTAATCCAGATTAAAAAGTTTGGTTTTCATTTCCGCGAGTATCTTGCCGATAATTTCCTTGCGCTGCCAGGAAGTGACATTCTGCGCCGCCAGATCCTGCTCGACTTTGTATTGCAGGAGGGCGGTAAAATTATCCTTGGTAAATTGCTCGCCATTAACGGTGATCGGCCCGGTTAACCCCAAAAGTGACGTCACAAACTCGGGCGTAACGGCGATCACGCCGTTAAAATCGCCGTTAAAATCATTGATTTGATTCTTGGCCGGCAAAAGATTATTTTCCTTGTTATAAAACCAGATTATTTGCGCGGCGGAAGTCGGCCAATCCGGCGACCAATTGGCATCGCGCATATACCAGGTCGGATTAAGATATTTTTTGATCGGATCGGGCGGCATGATCGAGAGCAAATGCAGGGCCTCCATCGGCTGATCCATATGATAAATATCATGCGAATCAAAACGCGCCACGTCGCCATTTTCGGTTTGTAAAATTCCATAGGTTCCCAAAAAACCGCCGGTGGGGCGCAACTCGGTATTATTCTCGAAGAGGACCAAAAAAGTGGATTTAGCCGGATAACCGAAAAATTCCGGCGCCAGCTGCGACACCAGAGCCGCCTCGGATAAAAGTTTGGAAGCTTCGATCAGTTTGCTTTTCGCCTGCTTAAGCTGCCCTTGGAACGGAGCAAGAAATCCGTCCGCTTCGACCTTATCCAAATTCAGCAAAGCCAAATCCAGATCAGCCTTAAGCCCGTTCAATTCCGGACCGGATTCAAAGATCGATTTTAACAAAGCTTGCTTTTGCGCCGTGGAAAATTGAGAAAAATTAGTGCCGAATTTTCCGCCCATGATCCCGTCCCATTGCGTGCCGAGCTTTGCCGCCTCATTCAACGCCCGGCTGATCACCCCGGCACTCGCCACCAAAGAATCAAGATCAGCCAATTCTTTTTGCCCCAAGTTAAGATTTTTAAAGATCGGGTTGGCGCGCAACGCCGCCAGTTCGCCCGCTAACGCGGTAAAAGAATTTTCCGCCGCCAATGAATCATCGCCCATGGCGCTGAAATTTTTCTCCTGCGCCGCATTAAGCGAATTCTGCAAATCGGCTTTGCCCGAGGCGGCCAGATCATAAAGACCCTTAAATTGAAAAAATAAAATTCCCGCCAATACCGATCCCAAAACAAAAATGACGATTAAAAAGACCGCCAGATATTTTAAAAACGATAAAACCGAGCGGCGGCTTTGGCGCTTTTGATGCCAATGCAAAGTCTCCACCAGGCTGGCGATATTTTCATGGCCGGTAAGGAAATCGATTTTTTTATGTTTTGGTTTTCTTTGAAAAAACATACGGAATATAACACAAATACTGCAAATTATGCGCGAATACTACGAACCCTGCGAACCGAATCCCGCCGCAGCGGAATTATCAGCCTGTTCGTTATATTCGGATATTTCGTAGGTTCGGATTATAATTTTTAACTCTTTTATTATAATTGATTTTCCCGTTTTTGGCAAGCATTTTTAAAAAGCGCCGATCACTTTTTTTCCATCAGCCAGACATAAGCGGGGCGATTAGCAACCCCGGGCCATTCCCTGACTTTGACAAAACCTTGCGCTTGAAGCCAGCTTTCGGCGATTAACGGCACGGCGGGAAAAGCTCCCTCGCCGTCGGAAACGAGCAAAAAAATTCTCCGGCTGTTTCCTAAAAAACCCGCAAGCTGGACGATATTGGCCTGATCGGTGGTCGGATAAACATTCGTCTTGATCGTCGTGCGCAAGAGATCGTTGCCGCGATATTTTTCGTCCAAAGGCGCGGCGGCCGGCAATTTTCCCCGATAATAAAAATCCAGCGGCAAGAGATCGAAGTAAAGCGCCGCAGCTATTTTATCGCCCGGACGTTCGTTCTGGCTGATAAAATCGGCCGCTCCTTTCCAGCTGGCATTGTCGATCGTCACCACCGAAAAGGCCCAAAAAGACATAATCGACAACAGGCAAAAAAGACCAATCAGCGCGACCCGCAAATATCGATCCGCCATTGACCAGCCATAACCAAGAATCAAAAACAAGCCGATCGCCGGAATTATCGCGTAACGCAAAACAAAAAGCTTGGTGAGGAACAGCCCGAAAAAGGAAAGGAAAAAAACCAGCCAGCAAAAAAAAGCGCCGGAGGAAAAATAAGTTCGCAATCGCAGGCCCTGCTTCCGGTCCAGGCTGATGGCGGCGAAAGAGCAGAAGCCCAAAATCGCCAGCAGAGAAAAAGCCAGCAGATTAAAAAAATATCCGTCAAACGGAGTTAAAAACTTTATCGAATCGAGCGCGATAATAAACCAAGGCTCGATCTGGCCGCTGATGTGGAAATACCAGGCGTCGCTTCTTAATCCGCTCAAGCGCGACTGCCAAAAATTCCAAAACCACAGCCCGTAAGCGGCAAAAATGATTAAAAATGGAAGGACAAATTTAGCCAACAGCGGCTTAAGCTCACTTTGTTTGGTCAGCCAAAGATAAGCCAGATAAACCGCATCGATGGCGAACAATAATCCCGCGGTTAAGTGTGTGAACAGCGCCGCCAGAGTGAAAAAAGTGAACAGCGCCGCGTTAACGGGAGTTTGCCGGCTGTGCGATTTGGTCAGCTTGAGAAAAAATAAAAAGGAAAGGGTCGCCAGCAAAAATAACATTGTGTTCATTCTGACCCAAATCCCATAATAACAAAAATAAGAAGAAAAGGCGTAAAGAGCGGCGGCGGCCAATCCGGCCATGCCTTTAGCAAAAACTTCTTTGCCTAAAAGATACAAAGCAATGATGGTTAATAGGCTCAAAAAAATCGAAGACAGATGAGCGGAAACTTCTGTCGCGCCGAATAGCACCAGCCAAAAATGCAGAAAATAATAATGCAGCGGCGGGTGCATTTCCCATTGGACATATGACCAAATCTGGCCCAACGGCTTGGCAGCCACCGAGAAGGAAACCGTTTCATCAAAAGTAAAGCTGGTTAAAAAGCCCATCAGCCAAAGCCGCAATCCCAAACCGGCCGCGATGATCAAAGTCAGCCAAAACCAATCTTTCTTGACAATTGATTTATCCAAAATAAATTTATTCATGATCGTTTCGCGTTGCGCCAATTACCAAAT encodes the following:
- a CDS encoding ATPase, T2SS/T4P/T4SS family, producing MLSLKQNLKEQLAIDLDIKVLRVIDKIFNFAIGCEADEIYFEPTTKNLAINFRAGGELKKTLLLSKKIEPAVIVGVKEMAGLNYPTDNSPTSGRFKKDYLGYKIIFSLGVHQTVAGEKIVVNLFKEKFELLSLGRLGLNEPALEKVKKNLAAKKGLVAVIGDYNSGRTATLYSFINFLKNRELNIATVEQDVAADLPEINQSRLNPSVGFGSRVAINAIRRQDADVVMIGEVNDLDTVAAAFHLASAGHFVLAGFYSRDLLGTLEFLLDLGLPLSLFSANTGLAITQRLVDKNCPHCLTRQKAGQEHWRRLQKKISLAKLLPRLKRDKIVSEKIFRPEELIFYKSRGCPRCQNSGKAGKVGIFEVLEITPAVKNLIKTGHFSAIRQELTKQDGYSLAEDALIKSLSGLISIEEVLRVIN
- a CDS encoding NAD-dependent epimerase/dehydratase family protein; translation: MSKHAIFEKKNVLVVGGAGFIGSHLCDELIKTCKVICLDNFSTGSERNIDHLFAEPDFAFLRHDLSVPLDLENEQSLQKFKIQFQGIQEIYNLACPNSAKNFQKNRDATLLANSYVVKNVLDLAKKYEAKLLHFSSSVVYGPRREGNPKIKEDDIGAVNFLSERACYDEGKRFAETFIHTYRETHGIDAKIIRVFRTYGPRMPLNDNQMIPDFVSNALDNKDLVIYGDETFTSSFCYVSDVIDAALKIMETDLVGPLNIGSDVDVKLVDLVQKIIDRIGSQSKIVYEPAHFFMTELCLPDITIATNDLGWLPVVTLDKGLEKTIDELRASKGLKGIEENIQ
- a CDS encoding Type 1 glutamine amidotransferase-like domain-containing protein, encoding MKLLLTSAGLTNRSIADALLDLAKKPFAELNLAIIPTAANMEKGDKGWMIDDYFNCKKQGFKLIDIVDISALPQNIWRPRLEAADVLLFEGGNSFYLNHWIEKSGLKEILPQMLETRVYVGISAGSMVVCKNLDLSTSEKLYYDAPSEFDKNEGLGYIDILIRPHLNSPDFPNVNMGKLTELAQEYPEEFYAIDDNSAIKINGDEIAVVSEGIWKKFN
- a CDS encoding S8 family serine peptidase — translated: MAKKIVRFFVYYLFLVLIGGFCFFHDSSAGESGQSNGKNINIAASAKQDGNNEILVKYKSSAEPAAVKVPVGVKLDDFLSFYQKKSDVEYAEPNYVYHASVIPSDPNYSKQWYLERIRAPLAWDRIRETPNVVIAVIDTGVQINHPDLAANIWKNSGEIPGNGIDDDHNGFIDDYNGWDFVNNVPDPSPKFEDGLTEAGVMHGTIVAGIIAAVGNNGKGISGITWQAKIMPLKVLDDKGEGRTSDVVRAIDYAINNKAAIINLSFVGLDYSRALYEAITRAYNAGVIVVAAAGNEESQGQGYNLDETPMYPACDDGENNMVIGVAATDAIDQKAVFSSYGSRCVDLAAPGVGFFSTAVYAPTQQINNTALDQYYSGYWSGTSMATPVVVGVLALLEGINPGAKAGEIKDILLATADDISRLNPAYQGKLGRGRVNALSAVALADREKQNQSVKLLLAPASGDSAEVREVQPDNTLIKKFNANPSGGIYLASGDVDGDNKVEIIAGPASGVAGRVKIFNTEGKFKSQFYAYAANYRGGVKVATGDFDGDGKDEIITAAGSGLKSDVKIFDNQGRLKNQFTAYDAKFLGGVNIAAGDVDGDGKTEIVTGPGSGYPPQVKIFSAKGIVKSQFLAYDKNFHGGVNVTVADLYGGAANHQEEIVTAPGKGGGPHIRIFDGKGKLQGQFFAYDRSWHGGVNIASGDTNGDSLAEIITGAGAGGGPHVRVFDPSGIILQSYYAFDPAFAGGVNVGTASIKN
- a CDS encoding glycosyltransferase family 1 protein: MCYVLREMIIGIDASRANRAHKSGTEWYSYYLIKYFARLDKDNQFILYTDQPLAADLADLTTLDFIGQEKNNFHPEYDQDGYQIVKSPHNNFKAKILHWPFTYFWTLGRLSLEMLLAKPDVLFIPAHGIPLLRPKITVNTIHDVAFKREAALYEENKLGPEKGRGRRVINLIVRFFTLGKYGATSTDYLNWSTVYSLKHSTKIITVSQFTRAEILKMYKCVEKKITVIHNGFNDLFYKKINDHDQIAKILNKYGIARPYLLYVGRLEKKKNTPLLLEAFVKLKHHHPGLPEKLVLIGDASYGSDEIKYIIHEFGLHNEVIMPGWTAEEDIPYIFNGASAYILPSLHEGFGVTILQALACGVPTVASDIPVLREVAGDAALYFDPRDKEELAQAMEKIITDPALRAELVAKGLNRAKEFSWEKCARETLRILTGNG
- a CDS encoding rod shape-determining protein, translated to MFIKSIGIDLGTTYTLVHLPRKGIVINEPSVVAVSIDDRKILAVGNEAKEMLGRTPDNIIAVKPLKDGVIADYRTTEAMLRYFINKTLGNFRLFRPEVMVAVPAGISSTERRAVIEATISAGAKAAYIIKEPIAAAIGADIPIGSSSGHMIVDIGGGTAEMAVISLGGIVCVNSVKVGGNKFDVAITEHIRRKYNLSIGERTAEEIKINVGAALYLKNKLTMEVRGRDVVSGLPRSINVISDDVTEAIQNELEAIIAAIKKVLNDTSPELSADIMDKGIVMAGGSSLLRNIDQLVSRTIGVPVYIADEPLLCVAKGTGIALDNLDSYKRSILATK
- a CDS encoding DUF4012 domain-containing protein; this translates as MFFQRKPKHKKIDFLTGHENIASLVETLHWHQKRQSRRSVLSFLKYLAVFLIVIFVLGSVLAGILFFQFKGLYDLAASGKADLQNSLNAAQEKNFSAMGDDSLAAENSFTALAGELAALRANPIFKNLNLGQKELADLDSLVASAGVISRALNEAAKLGTQWDGIMGGKFGTNFSQFSTAQKQALLKSIFESGPELNGLKADLDLALLNLDKVEADGFLAPFQGQLKQAKSKLIEASKLLSEAALVSQLAPEFFGYPAKSTFLVLFENNTELRPTGGFLGTYGILQTENGDVARFDSHDIYHMDQPMEALHLLSIMPPDPIKKYLNPTWYMRDANWSPDWPTSAAQIIWFYNKENNLLPAKNQINDFNGDFNGVIAVTPEFVTSLLGLTGPITVNGEQFTKDNFTALLQYKVEQDLAAQNVTSWQRKEIIGKILAEMKTKLFNLDYSQWPAALAKVNEAVKQKNILAYLPDDYHEGLVASLGAGGEIKSVPGDYLMLVDANMASLKTDAVMRRNINYQVRQKSDGLYADLKITYANTGKADWRTSDYKDYARIYLPEGSEITSATGFTVLDKTYDEFGKTVVPGLLNVRLGKSTTLNISYKLPANLADQFSQGNYQLYLQKQPGNMVQTVKVDVMAPTAIKSYNPVDGVNVNGYDIIWNSTLETDKEFNVNF